Part of the Haloarchaeobius litoreus genome is shown below.
GTCGACGACGACGCCGTGCTGCGGACAGACGTACTTGCAGTGGCGCTTGAACAGTCGCTCCTCGCACATCGGGCAGCGCCGGTCGGCGCGGGCGTCGTCGGCCGTCACGCCCGCATCTTGGTGTGACCGGATGCTAAAACTGTCGTCCGGCCCTCAGCACTCCGACCAGCCGCAGGACTCGCACGTCTTGCAGCCCTCGGAGTAGTACAGCGTCATCGACCCGCAGTCGGGACACTCGGGGCTCTCCCCGGCGTCGATGAGCGACTGCGTGTCGTCGTCAGCGCCGCTGTTGTCCTGTGCGACCGCACCGCCGTCGGTCTCGCGGGACTCGGCGGCGGCCTCGCGCTCGGCCTCCTCGGCGGCAGTCTCGTCGAGCGTCGCCTGCTGCGGGTAGTGTGCACGCTCGATGTCGCCGTCGAGGTAGCGACGCATCGCGGTGCCGATGGCGTCCGGGATGGACTGGATCTGCTCGCCCTTGTCCCAGGCGACCTTCGGGCTGCGGATGCCCTCCAGCTCGTTGGCGATTTCCTCGGGGTCGACGCCCGAGCGGAGCGCGGTCGAGATGGTCTTCGCCAGCGCCTCGGTGAAGGAGGCGGTGAAGCCACCGGAGTTACCGATGTTGGCGAACAGCTCGAACGGCCGGCCCTGCTCGTCCTCGTTGATGTTGACGTAGAGCTTGCCGTAGCCGGTGTCGATGCGCTGGGTCACGCCGTGGAGCACGTCCGGGCGCGGGCGCTTGTCGGTGTAGGCGACGCCCTCGTCGGCGGCCTCCAGCAGGCCAGCGACCTCTCGGTCGAGTGCGGCCTGCACGTCGTCGTTGTCGAGGAAGCCCTCGATGCCGCCGAAGATCTCCTCGATCTGGGCGACGAGCTGCTCTGCGGCCTCGTCCTCGTCGGCGAAGTCGGCGTTGTCCGCACGCGTCGTCAGGACCTGCTTCGAGCGGGTGCCGTCGCGGTAGACGGTGACGCCCTTGCCGCCGTTGCGGTAGATGTAGCGGTACACCTCGTCCATGTCCTCGATGGAGGCGTCGTTCGGGAAGTTGCAGGTCTTCGAGATGGCGGAGTCGACGCCCTCCTGGCAGGCACACTGCACGGCGGCGTGCTCCTTGCCGGCGAGGTCCTGCGTAGTGACGAACAGCTCCGTGATGGCGTTCGGTACGGCTTCGAGGCCCTCGACGCCGTCGAACTCGTTCTCGGCCATCTGCTCCTCGGCCTCGGCCTTGACCGCGTCGACGTCGATGTCGTTGGCCTCCAGCACGCGCAGGAAGTAGTCGTCGAACTCGACGAGCATCTCGTCGCCCTGCACGTCGTCGGAGACGTTCTTGTAGTAGGCGACGTTGTAGATGGGCTCACAGCCACCCGTCGTGTTGCCGACCATCGAGGTCGTGCCGGTCGGTGCGATGGTCGTCGTGTTGTGGTTCCGGATGGGGAAGCCGTCTTCCCACTCGTCGGCGTCGAGCCCGGTGTGGTGCTCGAACCAGTCGGCGTACTCCGTAGGGTTCGCGTACTTCGAGTCGCCCCAGTCGTCGAAGGAGCCGCGCTCCTCGGCGAGCTCGTGGGACGCCCACTTCGAGCCGTGGTTGATGTGACGCATGAGCTGGCGGGCGACCTCGTTGCCGGGGTCGGAGCCGTACTCGATGCCGAGCTGGACGTAGAGCTGTGCGAGGCCCATGACGCCCAGGCCGATCTTGCGCATCTCGCGGACCTTCTGCTCGATCTTCTCGACCGGGAAGTCCGACATCGTGACGACGTTCTCGAGGAAGCGCGTGCCCATCTCGATGCGGCGGTCGAACTCCTGGACGTCGATGGCCTCCTCCAGGAAGGCGTCGACGGCCGATTCGAGGTCGTCGTACTCGTCGGCGTGGCGCTCGGACCAGACCCTCCAGTCCGGGGAGTCTAAAGAAGCGAGGGTGCTGAGG
Proteins encoded:
- a CDS encoding HVO_2523 family zinc finger protein; protein product: MTADDARADRRCPMCEERLFKRHCKYVCPQHGVVVDCSDPFTF
- a CDS encoding adenosylcobalamin-dependent ribonucleoside-diphosphate reductase yields the protein MSRSDLSADELELPVKRTEGDTLAERLTDNAYQNILPARYLRKDADGELIEEQEDLFERVGKNIALAEAVYEAEKQDETITVTPAQLKPDHPRRDELAAEVFGTGVTAEDEAETELTIYNVNKFAYDTIVPELPADVRTHVEDVSEEFQEMMSKLDFMPNSPTLMNAGDELQQLSACFVDSPDDDIDDIHQTAKEAAQVFQSGGGMGYAFWRLRPYGDAVGSTGGIASGPITFMRTFDQMCETIAQGGARRGAQMGVMRISHPDVIQFIHSKNKDVSLAQTLRLNDPDDYTHTSFADALEEARELIDDEGRVPKHLRNAVEGHLSNFNISVGVTDDFMEALENGEDFTFTNPRTEEPHVATPQTKELYEMFGLGEYVEVGEVLSMPAEVVWEDIVEGAHENGEPGVIYLERVNKMHSFDVEEHPEHRILATNPCGEQPLEEYEACNLGHINLSTLASLDSPDWRVWSERHADEYDDLESAVDAFLEEAIDVQEFDRRIEMGTRFLENVVTMSDFPVEKIEQKVREMRKIGLGVMGLAQLYVQLGIEYGSDPGNEVARQLMRHINHGSKWASHELAEERGSFDDWGDSKYANPTEYADWFEHHTGLDADEWEDGFPIRNHNTTTIAPTGTTSMVGNTTGGCEPIYNVAYYKNVSDDVQGDEMLVEFDDYFLRVLEANDIDVDAVKAEAEEQMAENEFDGVEGLEAVPNAITELFVTTQDLAGKEHAAVQCACQEGVDSAISKTCNFPNDASIEDMDEVYRYIYRNGGKGVTVYRDGTRSKQVLTTRADNADFADEDEAAEQLVAQIEEIFGGIEGFLDNDDVQAALDREVAGLLEAADEGVAYTDKRPRPDVLHGVTQRIDTGYGKLYVNINEDEQGRPFELFANIGNSGGFTASFTEALAKTISTALRSGVDPEEIANELEGIRSPKVAWDKGEQIQSIPDAIGTAMRRYLDGDIERAHYPQQATLDETAAEEAEREAAAESRETDGGAVAQDNSGADDDTQSLIDAGESPECPDCGSMTLYYSEGCKTCESCGWSEC